A single genomic interval of Pyruvatibacter sp. HU-CL02332 harbors:
- a CDS encoding VTT domain-containing protein, translated as MPLAERIKARLRALDSRAVMVIGLAFFAFGTALTLILFGSAWLALEGEGDVASMIASVDDPILAPLAVVLVYVGLGALGAPQFLLQAAAIVVFGPWLGFAYAWGATLVSSSVFYWAGHFSGAQALRRFAGVRVNSISEALGRHGILASAVSRVVPTMPFVILNMAFGASHVSFAKFLIGTGLGTIPKVAVVAYVGASLGDFLASRDPMDLALMAGIIVLWIVFAWWVRRALKRSGWQKAVDDAVEAPEADTPVK; from the coding sequence ATGCCACTTGCTGAACGCATCAAGGCGCGGTTGAGGGCGCTCGACAGCCGGGCCGTCATGGTCATCGGCCTTGCGTTCTTTGCGTTCGGCACAGCGCTCACACTCATTCTGTTCGGCAGCGCCTGGCTTGCTCTTGAAGGCGAGGGCGATGTCGCGTCGATGATTGCCAGTGTGGATGATCCCATCCTCGCGCCGCTTGCGGTTGTTCTGGTTTATGTGGGGCTTGGTGCACTCGGCGCGCCACAATTCCTTTTGCAAGCCGCGGCCATTGTCGTTTTCGGTCCGTGGCTTGGCTTTGCCTATGCGTGGGGCGCGACACTTGTCAGTTCGTCGGTCTTTTACTGGGCCGGGCACTTCTCAGGCGCGCAGGCACTGAGGCGGTTTGCCGGTGTGCGCGTCAATTCAATCAGTGAGGCGCTTGGACGCCATGGCATTCTGGCCAGTGCTGTCAGCCGCGTCGTGCCGACCATGCCCTTCGTCATTCTCAACATGGCGTTCGGTGCCAGCCATGTGAGCTTTGCCAAATTCCTCATTGGGACGGGACTTGGCACCATCCCCAAGGTGGCGGTGGTCGCCTATGTGGGTGCGAGCCTTGGTGACTTCCTCGCCAGCCGTGATCCAATGGACCTGGCCCTGATGGCGGGTATCATCGTGCTGTGGATCGTCTTTGCCTGGTGGGTTCGCCGGGCGCTGAAGCGGTCAGGATGGCAGAAGGCTGTTGATGATGCTGTGGAAGCACCGGAAGCAGACACCCCGGTCAAATAG
- a CDS encoding glycosyltransferase family 2 protein — MATTPESLAISAVVPVKNEAENILPLVTEIDAALRETGADYEIVYVDDGSDDVTPQKLKETQQAFPALRIITHSNSCGQSRAVATGVRYARGRMIVTLDGDGQNVPADIPAMWGRLEGAEDLMVAGRRMKRRDVWIKRVSSRWANRIRARLLKDDTPDTGCGLKLFPRDAFMELPYFNHMHRFLPALMQRHGYRVINHDVQHRFREHGTSKYGTLDRLFVSIFDIAGVMWLQRRISRPDTIHDSHQAD; from the coding sequence GTGGCCACTACGCCTGAAAGCCTCGCGATTTCGGCCGTTGTGCCGGTCAAGAACGAGGCAGAAAACATCCTTCCGCTGGTGACTGAAATCGATGCTGCCCTGCGCGAAACCGGGGCAGATTACGAGATCGTCTATGTGGATGACGGCTCTGACGATGTGACCCCGCAAAAGCTCAAAGAGACGCAGCAGGCGTTTCCGGCGCTGCGAATCATCACTCATTCCAACAGCTGTGGCCAAAGCCGTGCTGTGGCCACCGGCGTACGCTACGCCCGGGGCCGGATGATCGTGACCCTGGATGGGGACGGGCAGAACGTGCCGGCTGACATTCCGGCCATGTGGGGCAGGCTCGAAGGTGCTGAAGACCTGATGGTCGCCGGTCGCCGGATGAAGCGGCGCGATGTGTGGATCAAGCGTGTGTCGTCGCGCTGGGCCAACCGTATTCGTGCCCGCCTTCTCAAGGACGATACGCCGGACACGGGCTGTGGCCTCAAGCTGTTTCCGCGCGACGCCTTTATGGAGCTGCCCTATTTCAATCACATGCACCGGTTCCTGCCGGCGCTCATGCAGCGGCATGGGTACCGTGTGATCAACCATGATGTGCAGCATCGCTTTCGTGAGCACGGCACGTCGAAATACGGCACGCTCGACCGACTGTTCGTCAGCATTTTTGATATTGCGGGCGTCATGTGGCTGCAGCGGCGTATCTCCCGGCCCGACACCATCCACGACAGTCACCAAGCGGACTAA
- the bioB gene encoding biotin synthase BioB, with protein sequence MSTQQQSDLRNDWTRDEVNDLFAMPFNDLLFAAQTAHRRYFDPNEVQQSELLSIKTGGCPEDCGYCSQSAKFETGLKASKLMEVEKVLTEARKAKERGATRYCMGAAWRSPKDRDLDAVCAMVEGVKDMGMEACVTLGMLDAMQAKRLRDAGLDYYNHNIDTGREYYKDIITTRTFDDRIDTLAHVRDAGIHVCSGGIIGMGEEKKDRADMLMELANLPEHPESVPINSLMKVGGTPLGEVEDLDPLDFVRTIAVAKIMMPASMVRLSAGREHMSDELQALCFLAGANSIFIGDKLLTTDNPGEDHDKALLARLGMKPMAAHTAAPEVKPEHIVPSHAAE encoded by the coding sequence ATGAGCACCCAACAGCAATCCGATCTGCGTAACGACTGGACCCGCGACGAGGTCAATGACCTGTTCGCCATGCCGTTCAACGATCTGCTGTTTGCAGCCCAGACGGCCCATCGCCGCTATTTTGATCCCAATGAAGTGCAGCAGTCAGAGCTGCTGTCCATCAAGACCGGCGGTTGCCCCGAGGATTGCGGCTACTGCTCCCAGTCCGCCAAATTCGAGACCGGCCTCAAGGCCTCCAAACTGATGGAAGTCGAAAAGGTGCTGACCGAAGCCCGCAAAGCCAAGGAGCGCGGCGCCACCCGCTATTGTATGGGCGCTGCCTGGCGCTCGCCCAAGGACCGCGACCTGGACGCCGTGTGCGCCATGGTGGAAGGCGTCAAGGACATGGGCATGGAAGCCTGTGTGACCCTTGGCATGCTCGACGCCATGCAGGCCAAGCGCCTGCGCGATGCGGGCCTCGACTACTACAACCACAACATCGACACCGGCCGCGAGTACTACAAAGACATCATCACAACGCGCACCTTCGATGATCGCATCGATACGCTGGCGCATGTGCGCGACGCAGGCATTCACGTGTGTTCCGGCGGCATCATCGGCATGGGCGAGGAAAAGAAGGACCGCGCCGACATGCTGATGGAACTGGCCAACCTTCCCGAACACCCCGAAAGCGTGCCCATCAACTCGCTGATGAAAGTCGGCGGGACCCCACTGGGCGAAGTGGAAGATCTGGACCCGCTGGACTTCGTGCGCACCATCGCCGTTGCAAAAATCATGATGCCCGCCTCCATGGTGCGCCTGTCAGCGGGCCGTGAACACATGTCTGATGAATTGCAGGCCCTGTGTTTCCTCGCCGGCGCCAACTCGATCTTCATCGGCGACAAGCTGCTTACAACGGACAACCCGGGTGAAGACCACGACAAGGCGCTTCTGGCACGCCTTGGCATGAAGCCCATGGCAGCCCACACCGCAGCCCCCGAAGTGAAGCCGGAACACATCGTTCCGTCTCACGCGGCCGAGTAG
- a CDS encoding FkbM family methyltransferase codes for MSANNTSDWTPPTDLTERVKLALVPPSVDIRRRVNRELRKGEPEFGLVPYLCARDKDAIDIGANRGVYTWWMARTAQHVHAFEPNPKMLGILNRVLPKNATSYAVGLSDSDGDAGLFIPQRRKGYSNQGGSLSTRKADIPHGEVTVQTRTLDSYDLRNIGFIKIDVEGFEAPVIAGARETLKRERPNLLIELEEAHTGEPIEDMLGEIGEMGFQGFFMRRGQLTSLTHFDPEVHHRSADGKANYVFNFIFIPT; via the coding sequence ATGAGTGCGAACAATACGTCCGACTGGACACCACCAACGGATCTGACCGAGCGGGTGAAGCTGGCGCTGGTTCCGCCGTCGGTTGATATCCGCAGGCGGGTCAATCGCGAACTGCGCAAGGGCGAGCCGGAATTTGGTCTCGTGCCATATCTGTGTGCCCGCGATAAGGACGCGATTGATATCGGGGCCAATCGCGGTGTCTACACATGGTGGATGGCGCGCACGGCGCAGCATGTTCATGCCTTTGAGCCCAACCCCAAGATGCTGGGTATCCTGAACCGGGTGCTGCCGAAGAATGCCACGAGCTATGCGGTGGGCCTGTCAGACAGCGACGGCGATGCAGGGCTGTTCATTCCCCAGCGCCGCAAGGGCTACTCCAATCAGGGCGGGTCACTGTCCACACGCAAGGCGGATATTCCCCATGGGGAAGTCACGGTGCAGACGCGCACGCTGGACAGCTATGATCTGCGCAATATCGGGTTCATCAAGATCGATGTTGAAGGCTTTGAGGCACCGGTGATTGCCGGGGCGCGGGAAACCTTGAAGCGCGAGCGGCCCAACCTGCTCATCGAGCTGGAAGAGGCACATACGGGCGAGCCGATTGAGGACATGCTGGGCGAGATCGGTGAGATGGGCTTTCAGGGGTTTTTCATGCGGCGTGGCCAATTGACCTCGCTTACGCATTTTGACCCTGAGGTGCACCACAGGTCAGCGGACGGCAAGGCCAACTACGTCTTCAACTTCATCTTTATCCCGACCTAG